Proteins found in one Leptolyngbya sp. CCY15150 genomic segment:
- the nusG gene encoding transcription termination/antitermination protein NusG, translating to MTFTPDESELQDDQFGSDESNLNESDPEQGEAKDIRRSARWYAVQVASGCEKRVKLNLEQRLGMLDVANRIFQIEIPQTPILKPTKAGKPKEIAEKVFPGYVLVRMVMDNETWQVVKNTPNVINFVGAEQRTRTGRSRGHVKPMPLGHAEVERIFKQAQEQRPVVKVDMVAGDKIMVLSGPFKDFEGEVIDVSPERSKLKALLSIFGRDTPVELEFNQIQKQS from the coding sequence ATGACATTCACGCCAGACGAATCCGAATTGCAAGATGATCAGTTCGGTTCAGACGAATCAAACTTGAATGAATCAGACCCTGAGCAGGGAGAGGCGAAAGACATTCGTCGCTCTGCTCGTTGGTATGCTGTGCAAGTTGCATCTGGCTGTGAAAAGCGTGTCAAGCTTAACCTTGAGCAGCGATTGGGCATGCTTGATGTGGCGAACCGCATCTTCCAGATTGAGATTCCTCAAACCCCTATCCTTAAGCCTACGAAAGCTGGTAAGCCTAAGGAAATTGCTGAGAAAGTTTTTCCTGGCTATGTGTTAGTGCGCATGGTTATGGACAATGAAACTTGGCAGGTCGTCAAGAATACTCCCAATGTGATCAACTTCGTCGGGGCAGAACAGCGAACCCGTACAGGGCGATCGCGTGGGCACGTGAAGCCCATGCCCTTGGGGCACGCCGAAGTTGAGCGGATTTTCAAGCAGGCTCAAGAACAGCGTCCTGTGGTAAAGGTCGATATGGTGGCTGGAGACAAAATTATGGTTTTGTCTGGGCCATTTAAGGACTTTGAAGGCGAGGTGATTGATGTTAGCCCTGAGCGCAGTAAGCTGAAGGCGCTGCTTTCAATCTTTGGGCGAGATACCCCCGTCGAGTTGGAATTCAACCAAATTCAGAAACAGAGTTGA
- the secE gene encoding preprotein translocase subunit SecE, with protein sequence MAEKGKATPAAAEEATSQFNASEFLKGTKEELDKVVWPSRQQLISESIAVILMVSLSATIIYFIDKLFSWAAKQVF encoded by the coding sequence ATGGCTGAAAAAGGCAAGGCAACTCCAGCGGCAGCAGAAGAAGCAACTTCACAGTTCAATGCATCTGAATTTTTGAAGGGCACGAAAGAGGAGCTTGATAAAGTCGTTTGGCCAAGTCGCCAACAGCTCATCAGTGAATCCATTGCTGTCATTCTAATGGTCAGCCTCTCAGCCACAATCATCTACTTTATAGATAAGTTGTTTAGTTGGGCGGCAAAGCAGGTATTCTAA
- a CDS encoding transaldolase, producing MTKSLLEQLREMTVVVADTGDIQAIKKVKPQDATTNPSLITAAAQMPEYQEIVDITLAQAQQDAGADASQKDIVTLAFDRLAVAFGLKILEIIPGRVSTEVDARLSYDTEATIAKAHDLIAQYKAAGVSSDRILIKIAATWEGIKAAEQLEKEGIHCNLTLMFGLHQAIACAEAGVTLISPFVGRILDWYKKDTGRDSYPAPEDPGVLSVTQIYNYYKKFGHKTEIMGASFRNLGEITELAGCDLLTISPSLLEQLDSTIAELPRKLDPKQAAQSDLEAIQIDKATFESMHSTDRMASDKLDEGIQGFSKALVALEELLAERLSRIDGSDIVSHAAEDVFRAYDLDGDGFITREEWMGSDAVFDALDLNHDGKITPEEMGAGLGAAFRLAKV from the coding sequence ATGACTAAGAGCCTACTTGAACAACTTCGTGAGATGACTGTGGTCGTCGCCGACACCGGTGATATTCAAGCCATTAAAAAGGTGAAGCCCCAAGACGCCACGACCAACCCTTCGCTGATCACAGCGGCGGCTCAAATGCCGGAATATCAAGAAATCGTAGATATAACCTTGGCCCAAGCCCAGCAAGATGCGGGTGCTGATGCCAGCCAGAAAGACATCGTCACCCTAGCGTTCGATCGCCTTGCGGTGGCCTTCGGTCTGAAAATTCTCGAAATTATTCCGGGGCGAGTGTCCACAGAAGTCGATGCTCGGCTCTCCTACGATACCGAAGCGACCATTGCCAAAGCCCATGATTTGATTGCCCAATATAAGGCGGCAGGGGTCTCCAGCGATCGCATTTTGATCAAGATTGCCGCCACCTGGGAAGGCATCAAAGCGGCTGAACAGCTTGAGAAAGAAGGCATTCACTGCAACCTCACCCTGATGTTTGGGCTACACCAAGCGATCGCCTGCGCTGAGGCCGGGGTTACCCTAATTTCTCCCTTTGTCGGACGTATTCTCGACTGGTACAAAAAAGATACAGGGCGAGATTCCTACCCTGCTCCGGAGGATCCGGGCGTGCTTTCGGTGACGCAAATCTATAACTACTACAAAAAGTTTGGTCACAAGACCGAAATTATGGGCGCTAGTTTCCGCAATCTAGGAGAAATTACTGAACTAGCCGGCTGCGACCTACTCACCATTTCCCCAAGCCTGCTGGAACAGTTGGATAGCACCATCGCGGAGCTACCCCGGAAGCTCGATCCCAAACAGGCGGCTCAATCTGATCTTGAAGCCATTCAGATCGACAAAGCTACCTTCGAGTCCATGCATAGCACTGACCGCATGGCTTCTGACAAGCTAGATGAAGGTATTCAAGGCTTTTCTAAGGCCCTCGTTGCCCTAGAAGAACTCCTGGCTGAGCGCCTCTCTCGGATTGATGGGAGCGACATCGTCAGCCATGCAGCAGAAGACGTGTTTCGTGCCTACGACCTCGATGGAGACGGCTTCATCACTCGGGAAGAATGGATGGGCAGCGATGCCGTGTTTGATGCCCTCGATCTCAACCATGATGGCAAAATCACCCCAGAAGAAATGGGAGCTGGGCTAGGTGCCGCCTTCCGATTGGCCAAGGTGTAA
- the rplS gene encoding 50S ribosomal protein L19: protein MNTQEIIRSVEAVHIKSDLPVLYVGDTIRVGVRISEGGKERVQPYEGTIIAMRNGGINETITVRRVFQGVGVERVFMLHSPRVDTIKVIRRGKARRAKLYYLRDRVGKATRLKQRFDRAL from the coding sequence ATGAACACTCAAGAGATCATCCGCTCTGTTGAAGCGGTACATATCAAATCGGATCTGCCTGTGCTTTATGTCGGCGACACGATTCGTGTCGGTGTTCGTATTAGTGAAGGTGGAAAAGAGCGGGTTCAGCCCTACGAAGGAACGATCATCGCTATGCGGAATGGTGGCATTAACGAAACCATTACCGTGCGCCGTGTCTTCCAAGGTGTCGGCGTAGAGCGAGTCTTTATGCTTCACTCTCCCCGAGTGGACACCATCAAAGTGATTCGCCGAGGCAAGGCCCGTCGTGCTAAGCTATACTACTTGCGCGATCGCGTTGGTAAGGCTACTCGCCTCAAGCAACGGTTCGATCGGGCACTGTAG
- the rplK gene encoding 50S ribosomal protein L11 yields the protein MAKKVVALIKLAISAGKANPAPPIGPALGQHGVNIMMFCKEYNARTADQVGLVVPVEISVYEDRSFTFILKTPPASVLIKKAIGIEKGSGEPNSKKVGTITRAQLQEIAQVKMPDLNANDIEAAMKIVEGTARNMGVTLAD from the coding sequence ATGGCAAAGAAAGTTGTTGCACTAATCAAGCTAGCCATTTCGGCTGGCAAAGCGAACCCTGCTCCTCCCATTGGGCCAGCCTTGGGTCAGCATGGGGTGAACATCATGATGTTCTGCAAAGAATATAATGCCCGTACCGCTGATCAAGTGGGTCTGGTGGTACCCGTAGAAATCTCCGTCTATGAAGATCGGAGCTTTACGTTCATCCTCAAAACGCCTCCTGCCTCTGTGTTGATTAAGAAGGCGATCGGCATTGAGAAAGGGTCGGGCGAGCCTAACAGCAAAAAAGTTGGCACCATCACTCGGGCTCAGCTACAGGAAATTGCTCAGGTGAAAATGCCTGACCTCAACGCCAACGATATTGAAGCCGCGATGAAAATTGTTGAGGGAACTGCCCGTAACATGGGTGTGACCTTAGCAGATTAG